GATGTGAAGCGACATTGATTAATGGTCTAGCTGCCATGATTAGGTAGCTGAAGTAATCACGTGAATTACAGCGCAGGCATTGTCTTGTCCAAGGCTTCGACGGTATCTGTCATCTGCTCAATGCCACCTTTTGTAAAATTGGTGGGCTCCCTCTGAGGTGTGATTGCGATCGCCTGTGGCGACAATGTTATCCAAGCCCCAGTTCCAGGAGTGCCTAACTATCGTCTGGTGAGTTCAATGCCCACCTTTTCCTAGAATTGGTGGGCAAGTTGAGATTTTGGAGATTTGCTGAGGGTATTGGTGATGTACTCGCCCACCCTACCTACTTATCGGGTAGAACCAGGCGATCACCAAGCCATCCGGTGCAGCACCCTAGTTAGGCATAGGAAGTTTGAGGATTAGTAATCGTATAGTGCTTTACGCTATCGCTAGTACATTACAAGATTCAAGACCGAGTGCACCACCACAAATTTGTGCACCGAGCTTAACAAAATTCCCTAGCAGCGACCAGTTCCACCGGCACTGGTCGAGAAGTTCGGTCTTGTACAAACTGTTGACGCGGAAGTAAGTGGGATGCCCCGCCGATCGAAATTCGGTTCTCGCCAAGTGTCTCCCTGATGAGACGCTGCACGGACGTATCGAAATTCTGGGTATTGACGCGTTGTTCGATGGGCGGCAATGGTAAATTGGCTGGTCTGCAACGGCCGAAGACAGCTTCGAGCTCCTCCAGAACATTGAATCTGTCGCGCTGATTGGAGAGTGCCGCTTGCTCGCCAAAATGTGCACCTTCCCAATTAGAGCGCAGGTCTTCCAGAGTAAACGCGCTCTGTGCGGTTCCAATCTGTCCAGGGTCTAGCTCCTCTCCTGCCTCTAATCTTTCACGATAGCGCTGTTGCCCTTCTTCCGCCTCCAGACTGGTTTCATACGCCCGTAAACCACCGCCAGAATAGACACTTGGGAAATGCAATTGCCAAATAAGGTTCAACAAAGTTGACAGATTTATATTTGACTGCGTTGCATGAATACCCAGCGACTCAAGATAGCCAGCAAGTGATGTAAAGAAGAAGTGTCCCATGTCGAGCCACCCGCAGTTGCAGGTGTAGACGAAATTGTTCGAAGGCAAATCTACACCTTCTCCTGGATTAAATGCTTCACCGAGGCTCCAAAGCTGAACGAGTGTTCTGGTATGGGGACCCGCCGGGAATAGAAACCTCCATGCGATGTTGGGTCTGCCACTCAGGCGGCCGCCAGTTACATTTATGCCAGCAGGAGGGCCTGTCCGTAACGCTTCGTAAAAGCTATTTGCCTCCTCAAGGGTTTGCCGCACTTTATCGACAACTTCATCACGGTATCGGATTCCGCCTGACTGAATTGAACGATGGATTACCATTCGTTCTGTACAGGATGAATTTCCGGAGACTTCAGCATTAACAGCATGGGCAAGTTCGTGAGCCAAGAGCCTCTGTCCGCCTTCGGTTCCTGGTTGGTACTTCCCTCTTCCAAATACGATGCGATTGCCCACTGTGTAGGCTTCAGCGCCAATGGCAACAGCAGATCGGGCAGCCGTCTCCCCTGTATGAATACGAATGTTAGCAAGATTAGCACCGATGCGTGTCTCGAAAAACCGGCGATTCGCCATATCCATGGGTTGTCCAGATGTGGACAGCGCCCGCCTGACTATAGCAGGGACTGCGCTTTGACTCGCAGCCGTTGGGGTTTTTCGGTGCACAGAATTGTCGCTTGAGAATAAGCTGAACGGCGGTCGTAATAACGAGCTTACCGTAGGGACAGGGTCTAGGATCTGCGCTGCGAATACGTCCGCTGCGTGCTCTTCGGGCGCGTCGACACTACCGAGGCGAAGACTGGTTGGCACTGGATAGTTCCTTAAAACCAACGGAGATCGTATTTTTACCGAAGGCTCCATGGACTGTACTGACTCAGTGGCTGCTGTCCCCGGCAGCTCGCTGACCGGTCGTACGGTTCGTTGCCCATACTTGTGGTCTGGTTTCTTTGCCTGACAGTTTGGGCATGTGCCACCGCAAGCGCAAGCAGACTGTAGATGTAGTTTGGGCATGCGCATCATTCGGTTGGTGATACAGCCTGCCCACTGCTCGTAGTCCTCTCTAGGAAAACTAATCATCAGTTTGGGCTGAATTCTTTCCGATGTCATTACGTGTACTGGTATTCGGCTGAAGTCATGAGCGAAGCGAGTTGCAGCAGTGATGCTGGGCTCAACTTCAAGACCTACAGAGTCAGTCCGCCGCAACCTCTGCACAGCTTGGTTTCCAATCGTGCGCTGTAGTTGAGGGATGGAGTGCATGTCACGGCGCTGCCTAGAAAGCGTCGGGCCGCACTTCACTAATTTTGCAGAATGAGATTGCTGAGTTGCCTTTGGCTTCTGTGCGAATGTGTGCATACTTAATCTCCATTCGTTCAATGCCTAACGACCGAGCATCACCTGTGCGCATGAACACTATAGAATCGCATAGAGACTGTGAAACCCTGCGCATCAGGTGCATGCAGCAGTTAGGCACTGCATAATACTAAAAAAGCATCACACTCAGCCGATCGCCCTCCCCGATCTCCACATAGCTTAATCTCCCCGCGACCTTAAGTTTGGTCTAATTCTCGGGCTCCGTCTCCGTGATTGTACAAATCATATGTTGCGCAGACTCGGCTACAAAATTGATCTGCACGTTGACACTGTTGTCGTCCGTGTCCTTGCCCTGGAACTTGTCTGAGCTAATGGAAGACGTCCCTTCTTGGATCTGATTGTATGCATCTTTAGGATCATTCGAGAGAACAATAGATGTCTTGAAGGAACCAATAAAAGGATTGCTCCAGCCCACCGCGAAGTTAATAGTTTCATAACCTCCATCTGTGGTCGGAATTTGAATCTTGAAGGCGCTGCCTCCAGATACTCCGGTACCGATAGAGCCATCCTTATCGCACCCCGAGAACTCCATGTCTTTAAAGGGCTCGACTGTCGTTGGTGCGGTAAAATAGCGACCACTGTCAAAGTAGGACGTCACATACTGAATATCCCACTGGGTCTGATTATTGAGCGTCATCGTGAACCAGCGAGCTTTATCCGTAATCCCAGATGGTGTTCCAGTGTTCGGTGCTGGCATACCGCCGATCTTCGAGGCTAGGGATGCAGCAGTGAGAATTCCTTTGAGGATAACTGTGGGAGATGGCATATTGTTCACCTTCGAAAAGTCAAGAAAGATTGCGATTACCAAGCTGTTTCTGTGTCACAAAACGAGGCCTAACTATGTATTAAGTGTCAGATCTGCTGGATAAGACCCCCTATGCCCTACATTATCTATCAGATCTACGGGATAATACCCGGTTTTTAAGGAATTAAACAGACTATTCGATGGCTCTTCCGGGTCTGAGGTTGAAATGGTGTAAGAGGCTACAAAATGCCTTGTGGGAAACGGCTGAAACCTATTGGCTGCCCACTATAAGTTTGCCGGCTATCGCCATAAAGCGGGACAAAAACCTAGAGATAAAAAGCCCTGCGAAGCTGTCGCCAGGGCCGGTATCGTATCCTCAAGCACAAATCCGAGGATACGATGTTCAATATACGTCAACGTCGTCAGCAGATTGCAGCGAGGCTGGCCGAACAGGGCGCTCAAACAATTCGTGCCATCGCCACCGCCACGGGAATTCCCAAAAGCAGTGTCCATCGTCATCAGCAAGGGCTGAAACAGGGGCATCAGTATCCAGAGGCGGCGCTGTGGCAGACAGATGTTGGTGAAGAGTGGTTAAAACGGCTGGTCGTGGCCACTATCTATGTTTTTGGGCTGACGCGAGGTGTGGGCGCAGAAAGTCTCAGTGAGTGCTTTTACAAACTCGGTCTAGAGCATTTCATCGGGGTATCGGTCTCCTCGTTGCGCCACCTTCAGACCGTTTTGGAAGAGAAAGTTCTTGGCTATCAGCAGGTTCAACAGGAGCGTTTGAGCCAAGCCTGCCAGTCTCTGCCAGCGCTCTGTGTGGGGGTGGATGAGACGTGGTTTGAATCAACCATCCTGGTGATGATGGCATTAAGCTCAGGCTACCTCCTGGTGGAGGAAACGGCGGCCAATCATCGTTACGAGACTTGGCAACAGGTGGTTGAGCCCGTGGTGAAACAGTGGGGGAGTCGGATTCAATATTGTGTGAGTGACCGGGCGAAAGCCCTGATCAAACTGGCCTTGAATGACTTGGGGTGTGCCAGCATTGCCGACTTGTTTCACGCGATGCGCAAACTCAGCCAGGGTCTTGGGTTTGACCTGGAACGTCGGTTGACTCACCTCAGACGTCGTCTTCAGGAACAACCGCCTCAGGGGGCTCAAGCCGTTGAGCGAGACCCAGTACTGCAAGCGGAATACGCTGCCCTTCAAACGGCCCAGAGTCAATTTAGTGAGCATCTAGCCGCTATCAGTTTGGGGTTGCACCCCTTCGATATCAGGACGCTTGGTGCGGTCACCACTGAGCAGGTGGCCGTCAAGCTTAGCCAACAGGTAGACGCCCTCAAGCAATTTCAGCAGCAATATCAGCTCAAGGATGCCCCCGGCGGAGTTGACAAATTCAAGCGACAGATTGAGGTCCTTACCCCCATCGTGGATCTGTGGTGGCAGTGGGTTGAGCACTCCCTCGCCGCCCATGAACTCGCCCAGCCCTTATTGAGCTGGTTGACAGTGGGGTTGTTGCCGCTTTGCTACTGGCAATAC
This portion of the Halomicronema hongdechloris C2206 genome encodes:
- a CDS encoding eCIS core domain-containing protein, producing MDMANRRFFETRIGANLANIRIHTGETAARSAVAIGAEAYTVGNRIVFGRGKYQPGTEGGQRLLAHELAHAVNAEVSGNSSCTERMVIHRSIQSGGIRYRDEVVDKVRQTLEEANSFYEALRTGPPAGINVTGGRLSGRPNIAWRFLFPAGPHTRTLVQLWSLGEAFNPGEGVDLPSNNFVYTCNCGWLDMGHFFFTSLAGYLESLGIHATQSNINLSTLLNLIWQLHFPSVYSGGGLRAYETSLEAEEGQQRYRERLEAGEELDPGQIGTAQSAFTLEDLRSNWEGAHFGEQAALSNQRDRFNVLEELEAVFGRCRPANLPLPPIEQRVNTQNFDTSVQRLIRETLGENRISIGGASHLLPRQQFVQDRTSRPVPVELVAAREFC
- a CDS encoding DUF6399 domain-containing protein, coding for MFNIRQRRQQIAARLAEQGAQTIRAIATATGIPKSSVHRHQQGLKQGHQYPEAALWQTDVGEEWLKRLVVATIYVFGLTRGVGAESLSECFYKLGLEHFIGVSVSSLRHLQTVLEEKVLGYQQVQQERLSQACQSLPALCVGVDETWFESTILVMMALSSGYLLVEETAANHRYETWQQVVEPVVKQWGSRIQYCVSDRAKALIKLALNDLGCASIADLFHAMRKLSQGLGFDLERRLTHLRRRLQEQPPQGAQAVERDPVLQAEYAALQTAQSQFSEHLAAISLGLHPFDIRTLGAVTTEQVAVKLSQQVDALKQFQQQYQLKDAPGGVDKFKRQIEVLTPIVDLWWQWVEHSLAAHELAQPLLSWLTVGLLPLCYWQYQSQRTDKPTLKAQYRDAYQRAHNVLKAHPLTRTLEAEVYRYWYSWASEMVTKFQRTTAAVEGRNGYLGQIHHSRRRLSDRQLQVMSVIHNFDLKRLDGSTAAQRLFKQPHPDLFQTVLAQMHDLPLPRQRAKAAKAQILDAANVPA